ATAACGCTTATGCGTTTGATAATAAAAAAATATGAGGCGATACTTTTCGCCGCGACTCTGCTGGTAGCGGTTTTCGCCGCTTCCGGCGTGCGTCGGAGCGACATCGTAACGGGGCAGGCGCATGCCACACCCGCCATTCCTTCCGCCGGCACGGTTGCGTTGACTTTTGACGACGGCCCGCATCCCGTCTATACCGCGCAATTGGCGGCCAAACTTAAAAAATACGGCGTCCCCGCCACGTTTTATCTGGTGGGAAAACAAATAGAAAAGCATCCGTCGCTGACGGCTCTTCTTGCCGAAAACGGTTTTGAAATAGGCGGGCACACTTATTCGCACGACAATCTGACGCTGTTGGACGAAGCGCGGGTAATTTACGAACTTGAAAAGACCCGAATCCTCATAAGACGGCACGCATCCGTGGATTCCTACGGTTTTCGTCCCCCCGGCGGCCGCCACGACGAAAGAATAAGGCGCATCGCCGATGGTATGGGATACAGAATGGTTTTGTGGGACATCCTGCCGAAAGACCACGAAGACATATCGAGCCGCGACATTGCCCGCCGGGTTTTAGACGGCGTAAAGAGGAATCACGGAGGCATTGTTCTGCTTCATTCGGGGAAAGCGTCCACCCTTGAGGCGCTCGACGATATAATACCGGCGCTTCTTGCCGAAGGTTTCAAATTTTCCGCCGCCGGCGCCCTCTCGGAAACAAATGCCCAGAATACTGGCGATTGATTACGGTTCTAAAAATATGGGCATAGCCGTCTCCGATGCCCTGGGGATGACGGCGCAGCCGCTGGTCACTTACAAAAGAATTTCCTTCGAGCGCGACATTGAGTATGTGAGCCGCCTTGCGTCGGAGTATTCCGTAGAAAAAATCGTCATGGGACTGCCGGTGCATCTCGACGGCCGCGAGAGTGATTCCTCGCGCTCGGCTCGGGATTTCGGCGAGCGCCTGACGGCTTCCGCGGGGGCGGGCGTGGAATATTTCGACGAAAGAATGACGACCTCCGTCATCGACAGAATGCTCATAGAGGAAGCCGACGTCTCCCGCGCCAAAAGAAAAAAAGTCAGGGATAAACTGGCCGCCGTTCTGATACTCCAAAACTATCTGGATTCCAAAGCGATTACCGACGACAATACGTTATGAAGCGGAACCTCCCGCCCACCCGCGATTTCAAAATCTCTTTTTCGTTTCGCCTGCCGTCATCCGGCAGATTCTCCGCGACTCTGACCGCGCTTGTTCTTGCCACCGCGTTATATTTTTTCTACGCCGCGGTGATTGCCAACGATCTGGAGACAAAAATACTGGTCGATATTCCGCGTGATTCGACAGCGGCGCGCGCCTCGCGCATTCTTGCGGACCGCGGCGCCGTGAAATCGCCGGGGATTTTCAGATATTGGCTCAAGCTGGCGCGCGCGGAGTCGCGCATAAAAGCGGGGGTTTATGAGATTGCGCCGCGCGAATCCGTTTTCGGCGTGGCGTCCAAAATCGTGAGGGGCGATAGTCACAGGATACGGCTTACAGTTCCCGAGGGTTACGAGGCGGCGCGAATAGCCGCGCTTGCGGAATCCTCCGGCCTCGGCGCCTCCGCGGAATTCCTTGCGTATGTCGCAAAAAATGGTCTGGAGGGGTATCTGTTCCCTGAAACTTATTTTTTTGATTACGGCTCGACCGCCGAGGCCGTTGCCCGACGGATGAAAGAGGAATTTGATCGCAGGATAACGCCGGATATGCTTGAGCGCGCCAAAGAGACGGGACTTGATTTGCGGCGACTGGTAATTCTGGCATCCATCATCGAGAAAGAAGCCACGAAAAACGATCGCCGTCTGGTATCCGCGGTGTTTCATAATCGTCTGAAAAGAAGGATGTATCTGGAAAGCTGCGCGACCGTGCTTTACGCTCTCGGAAAACATAAAGATCGGCTGATTTACGCCGACCTCAGAGTAAAATCGCCGTATAATACCTACCTTAATTACGGTTTGCCGCCCGGACCGATATCGAATCCCGGCATGGAGTCCATTATGGCGGCGCTTTATCCCGACGACTCCGCCGCTCTGTTTTTTGTCGTCGACGAAACATCGGGGACGCATATTTTTTCCCGATACTACAAAGATCATCTCGGTGTGCAGAAAAAACCCGCCGCACAAAAAACGACCTCCCGCTAATGCCGGCAAAAACGATTATTGACGGACTTGACATGCCGCAAAAAAAATGTTACAATTTCCATAAACGTAATATTTGGAATCATCCGCGACGGGTTGTGTCCGCGCGCGGAATATCAAATTAAGGAGGCATAGATGAAAAAAAATATGATTGTGGCGGCGGTTCTGACCGTTGCTCTTTCGACCGCTTCTTTCGCGGGCAGACCGTTTTTGACCGAGGACGCCCCTGTTTCGGATGTCGGAGTCGTCGGCGTGGAACTTGGCGCGGACTATAAAACGCCGATTTCGGAGGTTGACTCGAATTTTGTGTTCTACGGCGGGATACTTCCTTCTCTCGAACTTTATCTGGAGGTGCCTTATACCGGATTAGGAGGGGGCGCACCCGGGAAATTGGAAGTTTTTAACGTCGGGTCGAAATACAATCTATTCAAAGTCGGCGAGGAACAGATTCTCACGCTGGTGTTCAATATTGCCAATCTGCCGAAAAAGTGGTCGTCGCTTTCTTATGGCGCGGCTGCGGCGGCATCCAAGAATATCGGATTTCTTACCGTGCATTCAAACCTTGGATTCAGTTTTTTGTCGGGAGAAAATAATGATTATGTTTTTGATGGTTACATCTGGGGTGTTGCCGTCGAAAAGTCGTTATCCGAAACTTTGACACTATGCGGAGAGGTTCACTCAGGGAGCACTCTTTTTGACAAGGCGTTCGACGATAATCACGTTACCGGCATGGGTGGCGTAAGATGGTCGCTTAATCAGAAACTTTGTCTGGATTTCTCGGTGCGGCTACCCCTTACCTCTGCCGCCGAGAATCGCGCCGAGGACGGCGCCCCGACGGAAAAAGCGCATTATGTCGTCGGTCTCACTTATGAGTTCTAGAAAATCCGGCGCTGAAACCATTTATTTACGCCGGGGCGCTTGAAGATTTGATTTTCAAGGATTTTGAATATGGAGGTAAAATAATAATATGCACATACCCGACGGCTTTCTGGCCAAAGAAGTTTTTATTCCTCTGATGGTGGTTTCCGCTCTCGGGGTGGCCGCCGCGTCCCGCTCGGCTTCCGGTCGTTTAGGGGCTCGCGCGGCGCCCCTCGCGGGGGCTATGGCCGCTTTTGTCTTTGCGGCGCAGATGATAAACTTTCCCGTGGGCGCCGGCGTTTCCGGACACTTTGTCGGGACGGCTTTTCTTGCGGCTGTTTTGGGCGTACCGTCGGCGATTCTTGCCATGACGGCCGTCCTGGCTGTGCAGGCCTTCCTGTTTGCCGACGGAGGAATCGCCGCCCTGGGCGCCAATATTTTTAATATGGCGATAGTCGGAGCCCTTGCGGCGGGCGCGGTTTTTTCCGCCGGTCGACGGTTTATGCCCGATCGCGCCGCGGTTTTTGCCGCGGGCTTTTTCTCGACGGTGGCCGCTGCGGTTTTTTGCGGAATCGAGCTTGCCGCCTCCGGAGTCGCCCCTGCTCTGCCGGTCGTGAGCGCGATGGCGCTTACGCACGCCGTAATAGGACTTGCCGAGGGCGCCATAACCGCCGCCGCCTACTCCGCGGTAAAAAAAACGTCGCCTGAAATATTGGCCGCGGCGGCTCTTGAAGGGAGAGCGCAATGAGCGTATCCGCCAAAAAAATTACGATATTGTTCGCCGTCGCCGCGATTGCGCTGGCCGCGCTGTCTTTTATGGCTTCAGGGCTGCCCGACGGACTGGAAGCCGTGGCCGAACATTTCGGTTTCGCCGGGATGGCTGCAGAGTCGATCAAATCTCCCGCGCCCGGTTACGTTTTTCCGTCGATAGCCGATGAAAAAACTTCGGGGATTCTGGCAGGGTTCTTCGGCGCCGCGATGGTTTTTGCGCTGAGCGCGCTGGGCTTTCGCCTGGCCGCGGGCAAAAAAAGACCGCGCTGAACGGCATTTCAAATTATGCGCAAATCTGTCCGCTTGCCCTCCATCGACGGCAAAACGTCAATTCTCCCCGGATGTCCGGCGAATTCCGGCTCGGGCGTTCCGAACTCCGTCGACCCGCGCTTAAAACTTGCCGCGCTGATAAGTTTTGTGCTTGCCGTCAATTTGACGCGCCCGTCGACAATTTATTTCGCGCTGTCTGTGGCGGTCGTTTTTTGCGCCGCGGTATTTGCGCGCCTCGCGCTCTCGCGCTTCGCCCGAAGATTTTTTGCGGCGGCATCGTTTGCCGCTCTCCCCGCAGCCGCCGGCTACGTCGGAGGCAATTTCGACGGCGCGAGAATCGCCGTTGTTTTATCCAAATCGTGCGCGTGCATCGCCGCCGTTTCGATTTTTTCGTCGGTGACGACTTTCGGCGAGACCGTCAAAGCGATGGGTAATTTCGGAATGCCGCGGGGAGTTCTTGCGGTGGCTGTGTTTCTGCACAGGTATTACGCTGTCGTAGCCGACGAGCTCATCAATAAAAAATACGCCTTGGCCCTGCGCCCCCGCTTTTTTCTCATTAAGACCTACGGATACGCGCTCGCCGATATTTTTGGCCGCAGTTACAAACGCAGCGCGGCTATTTCGCGTTCCATATCCCTTCGCTCGGAGGGTTTTTGAATCGGAATCCTGCGTCATCGTCATCGGCGGAATCCTGTTTGTCTCCGGCCGTTTCGGCGGATGAACTCCGCTACGCCTATCCGGATACCGGCCATAGCGCTGTTGACGGCGTAAGTTTCAGTGTCGCGTCCGGTGAAACACTCGTGGTCGCGGGTCCTAACGGAGCCGGCAAGACGACGCTTCTTATGATGGCGGCGGGCCTTATCGAGGGCGGAGGTTGCGCCGGCATATTCGGCGTCCGCGCTTCGCCGGCCTCGCTGCCGCGCTACCGGCGGCGGCTTGGTTTTCTATTCCAGAATCCCGACGAGCAACTTTTTATGCCTACGGTTTTCGACGATGTGGCGTTTTCTCTTGCCGACGACAAACTTCCGCCCGAAGATGTCGGCCGCAGAGTTTCGGATGCGCTTGCGCGCGCGGGTTTTACGGCTTCCGCGGCGACATCTCCGCACAATTTGAGTTTCGGCGAGAAAAAACGCGCTGCGCTTGCCGCCGCTCTTGTGACAAACCCCGACATTCTGATTCTTGACGAACCGACACTTGGCCTTGACCCCCCGTCTAAAAGAGATTTTATTGCGCTTCTCGGCGGGATAAAGGCCTCAAAACTGATATCAACCCACGACTTGGAATTAGCCGGACGTCTGGCCGATAAAATCTTGTTTATTGAAAGGGGAAAATCAGTTTTTTACGGACCATCCGGCGAATTCTTCGCCGGTTCCCTTTCGTCCGATTTCTTCGGCGACCCCCGCCCCTGAATAATCCATCCCGCCGCATTTGACAATACAAGGGCATTTTGTTATAATTCCCGACGTTAATGACGCGGGCGTAGTTCAGTGGCTAGAACGTCTCGTTGCCAACGAGAAGGTCGTGGGTTCAAGTCCCATCGCCCGCTTTTCTTTCGTCCTCAAAACGGCCGGCCGCGCTTATCGGAGCCGGCTTTTTTAATGCAGTGATTAGTGGATAGTGGTCAGTGGTTAGTAAAAACTCTTTTTTGCTTCTACTCGCCACTAATCACCAGTCACTAACCACTCAAACTTATGACCTGGCTATATCAGATACCCATACTTCTTTTCTCGGTAATACTTCACGAATACGCCCACGGCTGGATGGCCGAGCGCAAAGGCGACGATACCGCGCGCGTAATGGGACGTCTCACGTTCAATCCTTTGGCGCATATCGATCCCGTAGGAAGCGTGCTGTTGCCGCTTATCGCCGCGCTTACCGGCGGACCTCTTATCGGCTGGGCGAAGCCGGTGCCCGTCAATCCCTACCGGCTCAACGACCCGACTCGCGATATGATGTGGGTCGGCGCGGCCGGACCCGTTTCCAATCTGCTTTTGGCGGTGGTCTGTTCTTTCGCGCTTTTTTTTCTGAAATTCGCGGGCATTGAGGACAAGCTGATATATTCTTTTCTGGGTTATGCTGTAGTGATAAATGTTCTTCTGCCGGTTTTCAATATGGTGCCGGTGCCGCCCCTCGACGGCTCCCGCGTCCTGTCCGGACTTTTGCCGTCGCGCATCGCTTACGAATATATGAAAATCGAGCCGTACGGAATTTTTATAATTTTCATACTGATATCGTCGGGCTTTTTCTGGCGGCTCATAATGCCCGCGGTATATGCCATAGTCGGCCTCCTGGTGGGGTGGCACACAATGATAATATGAGTAAAAATTTTGAGGTTTTATCAGGGAAAGAACGCATACTTTCGGGTATGCGCCCGACGGGTAATCTGCACATAGGTCATTTTTGGGGTGTGCTTGAAAACTGGCGGCGGCTCCAGGAAAACAACGATTGTTTTTTTATGGCGGCCGACATCCACGCGCTGACCACCGAGTATGAGCGTCCCGACGCCATCGCCGCGGCTTCTATTGAAATAGTGAAGGACTGGCTGGCCTCCGGCATGGATCCGCGAAAATCCGTTATTTTCCGTCAGTCCGACGTAACCGAGCATTCCGAACTTCATCTGTTGCTGTCCATGATAACCCCGCTGGGATGGCTTGAGCGCTGTCCGTCGTACAAAGAACAGTTGCGCGAGTTGGCGGGACGCGACCTTCACACCTACGGTTTTTTGGGCTATCCGCTTCTTCAGGCGGCCGATATTCTGGTTTATAAGGCCACCGCCGTTCCCGTCGGAGAAGACCAGTTGCCGCACATAGAATTGACCCGCGAAATCGCCCGCAGATTCAATTCGCTTTACGCCGGAAACAAACCGGTTTTTCCGGAGCCCAAATCGATTGTTACGCCGTCGCCCAAAGTGCCCGGCACCGACGGGCGAAAGATGTCTAAATCCTACGGAAACGCCATCGAACTCTGCGACGAGCCGCCGGTCTTGAAAAAACGGGTGAACTCAATGTTTACCGACCCCGTAAAAATAAAAATTGACGACAAAGGCCACCCCGACGCCTGCGTGGTTTTCGCGTTTAATAAGTTGCTTAATCCTTCGGTTTCCGCGTCGCGCGAAATTTCCTGCCGCAATGGCGAAACCGGCTGCGTCGAATGCAAAAGAGAATTGCTCGCGCTTCTCGACGGGCTGCTTTTGCCCATACGCGATAAAAGAAAGACGATAAAAAATTCGGACGCCGCCGACGTTCTGTCCGACGGCGCCGTCAAGGCGCGCGCCGCCGCCGCCATCGTCCTGGAAGAGGCCAAAAGAGTTATGGGTCTTGGTTCCTCCACGCTAAAAAAATGACATACGAAGTCCACATTCCGATTTTTGAAGGGCCGCTGGATCTTCTGCTCCATATCATCAAAAAAAATGATATGGATATACAGGAGGTCAAGGTTTCCCAGATTACGCAGGAGTTCCTTGAATACGTTAATCTGATGAAAGAACTCAACCTGGACTTGGCGGGCGAGTTTCTGGTGATGGCGGCCACGCTTCTTGAAATGAAGTCGCGTTCGATGCTGCCGTCGACCGAGGAAGAAAGCCAAGAGCCCGAGATGTTTGCCGATCTTAAAGAGCGGCTTACGGAATACCAGAAATACAAGCAGATCGCCTCGGTTCTGGCCGGCCACGAAGAAAAAAACCGCGATATTTTCTACCGCTCCCGCCCGGAGTTCTCGACGGACGATTACACCCTCGACGTTTCGCTCTTCGACCTGCTTGACACTTTCAAACATGCCATAACGATACTCCCCGACGACGTCAAAAAAATCGTTTACGAGGAAATACCCATTGAGCGCAGAATCACGGAGATACTCGAAATTCTACGCGAAAAAAGATTCATTCCGTTTAAGGAACTTTTGCTCCGCGAAAAAACGCGCATGGGCGTGGTGGTAAGTTTTCTGGCCGTTCTGGAACTTACCCGCCTCGGTCAGATAATCGCCCGCCAGAAAGAGACCTTTGGCGAAATTCGTATCTATTTGATAGAATACAAGCCCGACGAACAGGGAGCCGTTTCCGACGGCGAACCCGCTCCTGCGGATGCCTCCGTATCCGCGGAAACAGAATCGGCCCAAACCGATACCGAACCTCAACAGGGAGAATCCAATGCCTAAGATGAAAACGCACAGCGGCGCGAAAAAACGCTTTTCGGTCACAAAAAACGGCAAGGTAAAGCACAGAAAAGCCGGTTTAAGACACCTTTTGACAGGAATGAAGGCATCGCGCGGAAGACGTCTTCACAAAACCGGTATTCTTCATACCGCGTCCGCCGCAGCCATACTGAAAAAATTGCCGTACGCCTGACGAAAGGCAGTGGTTAGTGGATAGTGAATAGTGGATAGTAAAGACTTTTTTTGCTTCTACTCGCCACTATTCACTATCCACTAACCACTGTTTTTATGGAATTCAGCGAGCTTATCAATATCGTAGAGGTTCTTCTGTTTATCACCGATCGCCCGCTTTCTTCGCGGCGTCTTAAGGACGTCGTAGGGGAAGATGCTACCGAGGATGAAATACGCGCCGCCGTCGCCGAATTGTCAAAACGTCTGGCCGATTCGTCGTCCCCGCTTGAAATAAGGGACGTGGCCGGTGGATGGCAGTTCGCCACGCGCGCCGATTATTCCGCGTGGGTCAAAAAACTCTACCGCGACAAGACCCGCCTCAAACTTTCCCAGTCGGCGCTGGAGACGCTTTCAATTATCGCCTACCGGCAGCCCATAACGCGACTTGAGATAGAGCGTGTAAGAGGCATAGAATCAGGCGGCGTGACGGAGACGCTGCTGGAGCGAAAACTAATCAAGATAGTCGGCCGCAAGGAAACTCTGGGACGGCCGTTACTTTACGGCACGACTCAGGAATTCCTGAAGTATTTCGGCCTCAAGCATCTGAGCGAACTCCCCACCATAGAAGATTTTTCTCCGCCGGAGGAATCCTCCGCTGTATCGACATCCGACGATTCCGAACCCGAAGGCGATATCCCCGCCGACGATGCCCCCGCGGAAGAAACCGCAGGTTAAGGCGCTCCCCGCAATGATCGGACTTTCCACCGTATATCTTAACGGCCCATCCTGTCGCGACTGGCCGCGACTGCTTAAAGCCGCGCGCCGTCTGGGTTACGACTCTTTTGAGCTGGACGTGGCCGTTCCGTCGGCCTGGCTGCCCGGCATAAAAAAATCTGTCGCTTCCGGCGAGGCAAAAATATTGAGTGTTCACAATTTCTGCCCCAAGGTCGAAAGCGTACCCGACGGCAGAAGTATCTGGAGCGCCTATCTGATAACCTCCGAAGACGAAACGGAGCGCCGTCGCGCCGTCGACCTTACCAAGCGCTCCGTGGATACGGCCTCAGCCGTGGGCGCCTCGGTGGTTGTCGTGCATTCCGGTCAGACCGAAGTCACACCGCACGGACGCGACCTGGCCAAGTTCCTGCGCGATTTCGGCGCCGGCTCGGCTATGTACGCCGCGCGCCGCGACGAACTCAAAAAAAACCGCGCGGCCGTCGCCGAGCGTTATGTGCACAACGCCGTAAAATCCCTCGACGAATTGGCGCGTTTTGCCGCCGGATCGGGTGTTCGCCTGGGGCTGGAAAACAGATTTTTCTATCACGAGATACCGCTGCTTGACGAATTCGGCGAGATATTCCGGGCCGTCGGCTCGCCTTCGCTCGCGTTCTGGTACGACGTGGGACACGGCGAGGTTTTTATCCGCATGGGGCTGATGTCGTCGCACGAAGAGATACTTGAGCCGTACCGCGACCGGATAGCGGGATTCCATCTGCACGACGTCAGGGGGACGCAGGACCACTACGCTCCCGGCGAAGGCGAAATGGATTACACCCGTTTTCTGGGATATATGCGGCCCGATACCATAAAAATAATCGAGGCGCATCCGTATTCTAATCCCGATGCGGTGAGGTCTGCGCGGGATATTTTTGCCGTCGCGGATTGACTCGCGGACAAAAATATAAGACGCAAGAAAGTTGAGATTGTTGAAAAACCCCGTAATTTGTCATTGCGAGCCCCGACTTGTCGGGGCGTGGCAATCTCTCACACGACGATGATAGCGAGATTGCTTCGTCACTTCGTTCCTCGCAATGACAGCCAAGAGGACTTTTTCAATAATCTCAAGTTGATGGAATAAGCGCTGAGGGGGCGATATATCGCGGGTGGAAGTCCGGAGGAAAAAAATTATGAAAAAAAATCTTTACGCGCTCAGTGTTTTGGGCCGCGACCGTGTGGGAATAGTCGCAAAAGTCGCCGGACTGTTGGCCCGTTCGGGCATAAACATCGACGATTCGTCGATGGCGCGTCTGAAAAACGAGTTTTCGATGATACTCCTTTTGAGTTCCCCGCGTCCTATCGGCGACGGGTTGCGGCGCTCGCTCAAAAAGATTCTGCCGGGATTGGAGTTTTCAATCAGGGAGCTTAATTCCGCCGAAGTTACGGCATCGACCGCGCCTCGCCGTGTTTTTTCCGTAAAAATTTACGGCGCCGACCGAATCGGCATTGTGGCCGAAGCGACCCGTATTCTGGCGTCGCTTAAAGCCAATATTATAGATATGCGCACGCGGCTTATAAAGACGCCACGCCGTCCCGACGTGTATATTCTGATTCTCGACGCAATTCCGCCCGCGAAACTTGCGCGCAAAACTCTTGAAAAAGAGCTCAAACGCGCCGCCGGACGTATGTGTGTCAACGCCGAAATTACCGAGTACGCGCCCGTCGAACTGTAGAGGCCGCCTGAACCGTGAGCATTAAAATAATCGCGCTGCCCGACGAGCGTCTTAAATTAAAATCCGCCCGTGTGGATGTTATAACGCCGCGCGCGCTCGCTGTCGCGCTTTTGCTTTCCGACGCGCTGGATGAAATTCCTCACGCCGTGGGCATAGCGGCTCCGCAAATTGCCGAGCATTTAAGAGTAATCGCCGTCGACGCCGGCAAGTCCAAACATCCCTGTAATAATCGCGGCCGTTTGATTCTTATCAATCCGGAAATATCCGCTTCCTCGGGCAGAATGCTCTCGCGGGAGGGATGTATGAGCGTTCCGGGATTTCAGGGTATGGTAGAACGGGCTTCCGATATAAAAATCACCGCTCTGGCGCTGGATTCGCGTTTGATAGCTCGAATCCGCTCGTGCAAATTGTCGTCGGGGTTGAGTTCGGGCGAAGCGGTTTCGGTATGCAAAAAAATCGTACCGGCAACCTTCCGTTCGTCGGGATTTGAGGCGGTTGTTTTACAGCACGAGATAGACCATCTCGACGGAATTCTGTTTATCGACCGCATCAGACATATTTGATTTTTTCTTTGTAGCGGCGGGATTGCTATCCCGCCCGCGGGCGCGTTTCCGCGCCGACCCTTGACAATCCTTCTTTCGTTTTGTATAATTAGCAATCAAGCAGCAGGACTGCTAAAATAAACCCACAGTGTCACAGGAGGTCAAAGCGTATGAAATTGCAACCGCTCGGAGACAGGGTGCTGGTAAAAGCCCTTGAGCCAAAAGAAGTCAAGAAAGGCGGAATCATCATTCCCGATACCGCAAAAGAAAAGCCGCAGGAAGGCGAGGTTATCGCCGTAGGCCCCGGCAAGAAGAACGATGAGGGCAAGGTGATGCCCATGAATGTCAAAGTGAAAGATAAGGTACTCTTCGGCAAGTATTCCGGCACGGAAGTCAAGATCGAGAACGAAGATTATCTCATTATGAACGAAGACGACATCTACGCCGTCATTCAGGAATAAAAGCAGTCGTATAATAATAAGGATAAAGTTTAAACGGAGGATTCAATAATATGGCAAAGCAAATAGTTTACACCGATGAAGCCCGCAGAAAAGTAAAAAACGGAGTCGACAAACTTTCCAACGTAGTCAAAGTCACGCTGGGCCCCAAAGGCCGCTACGTGGTGCTCGATAAAAAATTCGGCTCGCCCACGATAACCAACGACGGCGTTACCATAGCCAAAGAAGTGGAACTCGAAGACCCCTTCGAGAACATGGGCGCGCAACTCGTAAGAGAAGTCGCTTCCAAGACCAACGACGTTGCCGGAGACGGCACCACGACCGCCTGCGTTTTGGCGCAGTCGATTATCGCCGAGGGATTAAGAAACATCACCGCCGGCGCCAATGCCATGCACGTAAAAAAAGGCATAGACAAAGCCGTAGCCGCGGTTGTGGAAGAAATCAAAAAGGTCTCCAAATCCGTCAAAGGCAAAGAAGAGATAGAGCAGATAGCGGCTATCTCGGCCAGCGACAAGGAAATCGGCAAACTCATAGCCAATGCCATGGACAAAGTCGGCAAGGACGGCGTAATTACCGTCGAAGAGGGAAAATCCGCCGAAACCACGCTCGACGTCGTCGAAGGTATGCAGTTCGACAGAGGTCACATCTCTCCGTACTTCGTAACGGATGCCGAGAGAATGGAAGCCGCCTACGACGATCCTTATATGGTCATCACCGATAAAAAAATATCGTCCATGCAGGACTTCCTGCCGCTTCTTGAAAAAATCGCGCAGACGGGACGTCCTTTCGTCCTCATAGCCGAGGACATCGAAGGCGAAGCGCTCGCTACCCTGGTGGTCAACAAACTCCGCGGCACGCTCAAAGTCGTGGCCGTAAAAGCCCCCGGATTCGGCGACCGTCGCAAAGAGATGCTTCAGGATATAGCGATATTGACCGGCGGACAGGTCATCTCCGAGGAAGCCGGAATGAAACTCGACAAAGCGGGCCTTGAGCTTCTGGGCAGCGCCAAGAGAGTTGTCGTCGACAAAGAGAACACGACCATTGTGTCCGGCAAGGGCGACAAGAAAGACATAGACAACCGCATCGCCCAAATCCGCAAGCAGATAGAAGAAACCAAGTCCGACTACGACAAAGAAAAACTGCAGGAACGTCTTGCCAAACTCGTCGGAGGAGTCGCCGTAATCAACGTGGGCGCCGCCACCGAAACCGAGATGAAAACCAAAAAGTTCAAGATAGAAGACGCCATGCACGCCACCCGCGCGGGCGTGGAAGAAGGCATTGTTCCCGGCGGCGGAGTCGCTCTTTTGAGAGCAGCGACTGTCCTTGAAACAATGAAGGCCTCCGATATTGACGAGCAGACCGGCATTAACATTGTCCGTCGCGCGATAGAGGAGCCCGTAAGGCAGATCGCCGAGAACGCCGGAGTGGACGGCGCCGTTGTCGTCGACAAGATAAAGGCCGGCAAGGACGCTAATTTCGGCTACAACGCGGATACGCAGGAGTACTGCGATATGCTTAAGGCCGGAATAGTAGACCCCGTCAAGGTCACCCGCACGGCGCTTCAGAACGCGTCTTCGATAGCGGGTCTCCTGCTTACCACGGACGCTCTGATAACCGACTTGCCCGAGAAAAAAGAAAAAATGTCGATGCCTCCTATGCCCGAGTATTGAGCGTCAGGCAGGTTCGATAATAAATAATGAAGGCCCTCGCGATAAGCGGGGGCTTTTCATTTTAATAATTCCCCCTTAACAAAGGGGGATACAGGGGGTTGTGTTTTTCCCGGCGATTTGACAACCCCCGTGCCTTGCGTTGGTTAGAAAATGAGAACTTGAAATTCCGGTTGTGTTTTTCCCGGCGATTTGACAACCCCCGTGCCCCCTTTTCTAAGGGGGAATTTTGTTTATGCTTCACCGTCGGAACGCGCGTTTTTCTCTCTAAATATGATATAATAACGCTGATTTTATGTCAGTATCCCTTCAGTTGGAAGATATCCGCAAAAGAATTGAAAGCGCCCGCCGAAGTCCGCGCCGACCGCCTCAAGCAGGTCCCGTCCGCTTG
This Elusimicrobia bacterium HGW-Elusimicrobia-1 DNA region includes the following protein-coding sequences:
- a CDS encoding 50S ribosomal protein L35; the encoded protein is MPKMKTHSGAKKRFSVTKNGKVKHRKAGLRHLLTGMKASRGRRLHKTGILHTASAAAILKKLPYA
- the scpB gene encoding SMC-Scp complex subunit ScpB, translating into MEFSELINIVEVLLFITDRPLSSRRLKDVVGEDATEDEIRAAVAELSKRLADSSSPLEIRDVAGGWQFATRADYSAWVKKLYRDKTRLKLSQSALETLSIIAYRQPITRLEIERVRGIESGGVTETLLERKLIKIVGRKETLGRPLLYGTTQEFLKYFGLKHLSELPTIEDFSPPEESSAVSTSDDSEPEGDIPADDAPAEETAG
- a CDS encoding peptide deformylase, whose amino-acid sequence is MSIKIIALPDERLKLKSARVDVITPRALAVALLLSDALDEIPHAVGIAAPQIAEHLRVIAVDAGKSKHPCNNRGRLILINPEISASSGRMLSREGCMSVPGFQGMVERASDIKITALALDSRLIARIRSCKLSSGLSSGEAVSVCKKIVPATFRSSGFEAVVLQHEIDHLDGILFIDRIRHI
- a CDS encoding co-chaperone GroES, whose translation is MKLQPLGDRVLVKALEPKEVKKGGIIIPDTAKEKPQEGEVIAVGPGKKNDEGKVMPMNVKVKDKVLFGKYSGTEVKIENEDYLIMNEDDIYAVIQE
- the groL gene encoding chaperonin GroEL, whose protein sequence is MAKQIVYTDEARRKVKNGVDKLSNVVKVTLGPKGRYVVLDKKFGSPTITNDGVTIAKEVELEDPFENMGAQLVREVASKTNDVAGDGTTTACVLAQSIIAEGLRNITAGANAMHVKKGIDKAVAAVVEEIKKVSKSVKGKEEIEQIAAISASDKEIGKLIANAMDKVGKDGVITVEEGKSAETTLDVVEGMQFDRGHISPYFVTDAERMEAAYDDPYMVITDKKISSMQDFLPLLEKIAQTGRPFVLIAEDIEGEALATLVVNKLRGTLKVVAVKAPGFGDRRKEMLQDIAILTGGQVISEEAGMKLDKAGLELLGSAKRVVVDKENTTIVSGKGDKKDIDNRIAQIRKQIEETKSDYDKEKLQERLAKLVGGVAVINVGAATETEMKTKKFKIEDAMHATRAGVEEGIVPGGGVALLRAATVLETMKASDIDEQTGINIVRRAIEEPVRQIAENAGVDGAVVVDKIKAGKDANFGYNADTQEYCDMLKAGIVDPVKVTRTALQNASSIAGLLLTTDALITDLPEKKEKMSMPPMPEY